One Miscanthus floridulus cultivar M001 chromosome 11, ASM1932011v1, whole genome shotgun sequence DNA window includes the following coding sequences:
- the LOC136491653 gene encoding pistil-specific extensin-like protein, with the protein MGRHNPTPSSLVSHPPPRRRRRPRRRPPPARSCRAHPDAPVPRPPPPSHARAPAPVRRRSPWRPAGAPAQPRWPRARAPVDPPPPPRRTRTPTLGALRPRPHARRPSGTSAPGSELLGDSDPAGPELPRRPRAPPAPPCPAAGQ; encoded by the coding sequence ATGGGCCGGCACAACCCCACCCCCTCCTCACTCGTCTCCCAcccgcccccgcgccgccgtcgccgacccCGCCGTCGTCCCCCTCCGGCGAGGTCCTGCCGGGCCCACCCCGACGCCCCCGTCCCGCGCCCCCCGCCCCCATCCCACGCTCGCGCCCCCGCCCCCGTCCGGCGGCGCTCGCCCTGGCGCCCGGCCGGCGCTCCCGCCCAGCCCCGGtggccccgcgcccgcgccccggtGGACCCGCCGCCCCCACCCCGAAGGACCCGTACCCCCACCCTGGGGGCCCTGCGCCCGCGCCCCCACGCCCGCCGCCCCAGTGGGACCAGTGCCCCGGGCTCCGAGCTCCTCGGGGACAGCGACCCGGCCGGCCCCGAGCTCCCCCGCCGGCCCCGAGCTCCACCGGCCCCGCCGTGCCCTGCGGCCGGCCAgtag